TACTGTTAAAAATACTTGTTTGGTTTTTGGAATTGCTTTGCTTTTCACAACAGTATCTTGTGTAAAAGATAAAAAAATTGTGGATGAAAAACCTCCTTTTGACAGAAAGGTAATGTTGGAAAACATAGGTAATGAGATTATAATACCCAATTATAATACGCTGCTTACTCAAGTGCAAGCGCTGAATCTTGCGGTTGATAATTTTACTGCGGCTCCCAATGATATCAATTTGGAAGAATGTAAAACTGCCTTTTTAAATTCCTGGAAAGCATGGCAACATTGCTCTACTTTTGAAATAGGGCCGGCAGAACAAAGAATTCTGCGTGCAAATATTAACTCCTTTCCTACAGATACAAATAAAATTAACAACAATATAAGGTCAGGCAGCTATAATTTGGCAACCGCTTCCAATCTTACAGCAAAAGGGTTTCCTTCAATTGATTTTCTTTTATTTCACTCCACTTTATCCTCAGATATTGTCCTGCAGTACACCACTGATGAACATGCTGAAAAAAGAAAACAGTATTTGAATACACTTGTTGCAGAGATTGTTGACCAGGTAACTTATGTAAATAATCAATGGATAGCTTCTGGAGGAAATTACATTGGCACTTTTACAACTTCATTAGGCAATAATGCCGGCAGTTCAATAGGAATGCTTGTTAATCAGTTGAATTATGATTACGAAATAATAAAAACCAATAAACTGGGGATTCCTCTTGGAAAAAAATCTTTAGGTACTCCTTATCCTGAAAAAGTGGAAGCTTATTATTGTGGTAAATCAATGGATTTAATAAAAGAAAATTTTAATGCTATTGAGGCCTTGTATCTTGGAAAAA
This window of the Bacteroidota bacterium genome carries:
- a CDS encoding imelysin family protein; this encodes MNMGIPYELKKCNNLRMKITVKNTCLVFGIALLFTTVSCVKDKKIVDEKPPFDRKVMLENIGNEIIIPNYNTLLTQVQALNLAVDNFTAAPNDINLEECKTAFLNSWKAWQHCSTFEIGPAEQRILRANINSFPTDTNKINNNIRSGSYNLATASNLTAKGFPSIDFLLFHSTLSSDIVLQYTTDEHAEKRKQYLNTLVAEIVDQVTYVNNQWIASGGNYIGTFTTSLGNNAGSSIGMLVNQLNYDYEIIKTNKLGIPLGKKSLGTPYPEKVEAYYCGKSMDLIKENFNAIEALYLGKTSSGTNKTGLDDYLLHLDAKHNSSTLDAAIKEQFVVTRTAIAAVPDPLSSTILNNTTLVNSAYIEIQKAVVLLKADMPSALGVLITYQDNDGD